The DNA sequence ATAATAGCCTTGACTCCGTAAGCGACAGAGATTTCTGTATAGAATTTTGTGGAGCAGCGTCAATACTGATGATGCACCTTTCAAGGCTAAGCGAGGAACTCATCCTGTGGTCTTCACAGGAGTTTGGTTTTATTGAATTATCAGATGCATTTTCAACAGGCTCATCCATTATGCCGCAGAAGAAAAACCCTGATGTGCCTGAACTTGTGAGGGGAAAGACAGGAAGGGTTTATGGCAGTCTTCTGACACTTCTTGCTGTGATGAAGGGATTGCCTCTTGCATATAACAAAGACATGCAGGAGGATAAGGAGGCATTATTTGACACGATAGATATTGTAAAGGACTGCCTCAAGATTTTTTCTCCAATGCTTGAGACAATGAAGGTGAATAAACAAAATATGCTAGCCGCTACGAGGGCAGGATTTCTTACAGCAACAGACGCAGCAGACTATCTTGTTAAAAAGGGTGTGCCGTTTAGGGAAAGTCATCATGTTATCGGCAAAATTGTTATCTATTGCATAAAAAACAAAAAGGTATTGGATGCCCTGACAATAGAGGAGTGGAAACAATTTTCAAAGGCATTTGCTCAAGATATAAAAGATGTTGTATCTGTTGAGATGTCTGTGAATAGCAGAGGGGTAAAAGGCGGCACAGCAGTTGAAACAGTCAGCCAGAGGTTAAGAGATATAGAGAAGGAGATGAAGTGAAAAAGTCAAAAGTCAAACGACCCAAACTTCGTTTGGGTGCCCCGAAGTCAGAAGTCAGAAGCAAGAAACTGAAAAGGCATTTAATATTTTTATTACTGTTCACTGTTCACTGTTCACTGTTCACTATCTTGAGCGGCTGCGGCAAAAAAGCCCCTCCAAAGCCGCCAACAGTATCAATGATAATCAGTAATCAAAGATAGAAAAACATTGCAAAACCTGTTGAGCATGACTGCTTGATATGATATATAGTTTCAAGCAGGAAGGGAGTATTATGTTTAAATTGCCTAACGAAGTCATAACTGCATTAAAAAACTACAGCGAATCTTTAACGGAATATTTAAGCGGCAGGATTTCGTCCGACAGATTCAAGGGCATCAGGGTTCCCTTCGGCTTTTATTCCCAGAGGGCGTCAAGGCAGTTGATGGGAAGGGTGAGGATACCAGCAGGCAGCATCACGTCGGAACAGTTAAAGGCGATTGCCGACACAGCCAAAAAATTCAATTTAAAACTCCATATAACAGATCGTCAGGATATACAACTGCATGGCGTTTCCTATGAAGATACTATTAAGGTTCTTGATTATTTGAAGGATTATAACCTTTCCACAATCGGAGGGGGCGGCAATACTGTCAGGAATGTTGCTGCATGTTATCTGTCAGGCATATGCAAGGATGAGGTCTTTGATGTCAGAAAATATGCTGTAAACATAACCGAATATCTCCTCAAAGACCCTGTGTCAACAAGACTGCCAAGAAAATTCAAGGTCAGTTTTTCAGGATGCTATACAGACTGCGCCTATGCGCTTGTAAACGATGTTGGACTGCTCGCAAAGGAAAAAGATGGCGCAAAGGGCTTCAGGGTTTACTGCGGCGGAGGCATGGGCGCATCTTCTGCAATAGGACAAATGCTTGAGGATTTTATACCTCTGGAAAAGACAGGGTATGTGGTTAAGGCAGTAATGCTTGCGTATAACAAGCACGGGGACAGATTAAACAGGCACAGGAACAGATTGAGATTTTTGATTCAGGATATGGGGTTTGAAAGGTTCAAGACCTTGTATCAAAATGAGTTGAATGCGCTCATTGAAGCAGAATATGCAGGTTTAAGGGATATACGATTTAAAGATGATTTGAAGAAACTTGAGCCAGTTGATTTGGAAAAGTTTGAAACTCTGGAAGAAGGTTTCAGGGACTTCATCAAATATAATCTCATATCTCAAAAACAGGATGGCTATTATGCTGTTGAACTTGATGTCCCGCAGGGTGATATGGATGTTTTAGCAGCGGAAGAACTTGCAGGTTTGGGCGCTCTTATTCCTGATATAGAGTTCAGGACAACCCAAAATCAAAACCTGCTCCTGTGCAATATTGACGGCAGCGCTTTGCCTGCTCTGTATAAAAGACTTCAAACCATATTTAACGGCAATGCATTCATTGGTTCAAACAATCTAACAGGGGTTATTGCATGCAAGGGCGCTACAACATGCAATCTGGGCTTATGCAATTCGCCTGCCCTTGCCCGCGCAATGGTGAAGGAATTTGGAGCAGATAGGCTTGATATGGAGGCTCTAAAAGGGTTTAGAATCAAAAGCAGCGTATGTCCGAATAACTGCGGACAGCATGTTTTGGGCGTAATCGGACTTCAGGGCATGACAAGAAAGGTTGGGGCAAAGCCTGTGCCGCTCTATAAGATTTTGGCAGGCGGCAGGATAGGAGAAGACAGCACTCGATTTGCTCAAGAGGTCGGCGTTGTGCCTGCAAGGAATGTCCCCAAATTCTTGAAAGAATATTTTAGAACGGTTCAGGATAAGGTAAATAACTATGACACAGTCCATGAGTTTCTTGAAAAAGAAGGGGTGAAACTCATGAAGGACTTGCTCAATTCCTATTCCTATTGCCCTGATTATAATGAGGATGCAAGTTTTTACAAAGACTGGGAGAGGGATGAGGATTTCTCTCTTGCAGGGATTGGTCCAGGGGAATGCGGCGCAGGGGTTCTTGATTTGATAG is a window from the Deltaproteobacteria bacterium genome containing:
- a CDS encoding sulfurtransferase TusA family protein; amino-acid sequence: MFKLPNEVITALKNYSESLTEYLSGRISSDRFKGIRVPFGFYSQRASRQLMGRVRIPAGSITSEQLKAIADTAKKFNLKLHITDRQDIQLHGVSYEDTIKVLDYLKDYNLSTIGGGGNTVRNVAACYLSGICKDEVFDVRKYAVNITEYLLKDPVSTRLPRKFKVSFSGCYTDCAYALVNDVGLLAKEKDGAKGFRVYCGGGMGASSAIGQMLEDFIPLEKTGYVVKAVMLAYNKHGDRLNRHRNRLRFLIQDMGFERFKTLYQNELNALIEAEYAGLRDIRFKDDLKKLEPVDLEKFETLEEGFRDFIKYNLISQKQDGYYAVELDVPQGDMDVLAAEELAGLGALIPDIEFRTTQNQNLLLCNIDGSALPALYKRLQTIFNGNAFIGSNNLTGVIACKGATTCNLGLCNSPALARAMVKEFGADRLDMEALKGFRIKSSVCPNNCGQHVLGVIGLQGMTRKVGAKPVPLYKILAGGRIGEDSTRFAQEVGVVPARNVPKFLKEYFRTVQDKVNNYDTVHEFLEKEGVKLMKDLLNSYSYCPDYNEDASFYKDWERDEDFSLAGIGPGECGAGVLDLIDSDLAEAEKSLNLAKTLLGTDLKSVPNYLKDALIYSARALQVVKGLEPKEDKDVIESFINGFIDKGIAESRFRSIMDIYNKLAGEAVQDELAKIYGSVNEFYGHIKNLYKQMDPHFRFPSEVGGGAKTEKEPVKPVAAGKVLNLKGVACPINYVKAKLFLETLDAGTIVAIYLDEGEPIRNVPSSLKGDGHEIIEMEKEPDGHYRLVVRNKG
- the argH gene encoding argininosuccinate lyase, encoding NSLDSVSDRDFCIEFCGAASILMMHLSRLSEELILWSSQEFGFIELSDAFSTGSSIMPQKKNPDVPELVRGKTGRVYGSLLTLLAVMKGLPLAYNKDMQEDKEALFDTIDIVKDCLKIFSPMLETMKVNKQNMLAATRAGFLTATDAADYLVKKGVPFRESHHVIGKIVIYCIKNKKVLDALTIEEWKQFSKAFAQDIKDVVSVEMSVNSRGVKGGTAVETVSQRLRDIEKEMK